From one Chanodichthys erythropterus isolate Z2021 chromosome 3, ASM2448905v1, whole genome shotgun sequence genomic stretch:
- the bptf gene encoding nucleosome-remodeling factor subunit BPTF isoform X9: protein MRGRRGRPPKAQLVQEPSTGPVRGLRPRRGLRAKVKVTCDDDYVTPKRGTHHHSTRGRRKARSAASRGRGRGRGTARGRGRRSTASGVVYDDHESDEDDEDAVSLRSEEEEFIEEPLTDEEEEEEDEEEAINDESDYLEELDELEEDDASYCTESSHGSNAGRKRPRPRRPPSPILEQKEIPLLELPSSSEDLLIPNEQLLNASAIYEVLRSFCTVLRLSPFRFEDFCAALVGQEQCTLMAETHICLLKAILREEDTSNTTFGPADLKDSINSTLYFIDGMTWPEVVRSYCESDPEYHHVLPDLEGEDYPFSPLESKVKVLQFLVDQFLTTNLAREELMSEGVVQYDDHCRVCHRLGDLLCCETCSAVYHLECVKPPLEEVPEDEWQCEICVAHKVPGVTDCLTEFQKSRPYIRQEPIGYDRHQRKYWFLNRRIVVEEDGEDENKQTWYYSTKVQLGELLEVLDKGFWENDLCSVLEEMREEIHTHMDITEELTNKARGNNKAYLTVANDVILDRLKTKQEAELEEVKRRAAEEAERARQELKSGSGEPAVNDQMNSNGSCPQQDSSNGNAMNEQTSADASVSAVPVDEVGSTNVPELAVSSSAIPPKTDSQNPTGNAVTSSSSGEEAGEGTDGVKELADKSSEPAAHGDGDSVLETEPAQTVDENSCSSHFSISECLRGPEEPDLVDRSSQSSLNSQDETGEGKANGDSAKTGSSRMITRLRNPDSKLSQRKVMQDKDGSSQDGSRALKETPPLSSFGSFKRDSNKSSGFFKLGQEGKFRVYHNQYSTNTLALNKHQHREDHDKRRHLSHKFCMTPAGEFKWNGSLYGSKALTVSTLRLTIIQLENNVPAPFLHPNWASHRSNWIKAVQMCSKAREFALALAILECAIKPVVMLPMWKDSLGHTRLHRMTSVEREEKEKVKKREKKLEDEETMQQATWVKYTFPIKHQVWKQKGEEYRVTGYGGWSWVSKTHVHRFFPKLPGNTNVNYRKALEAAKTGMDNQASLSETPKTLVKTDEISSENVPEKDNFQDTSLDSSEEKLSVEKDHVLKVEEQNEEKENETVTEKCDEKNGSVEQMDTSTPNSVNEEKDNITNAPSDDSPLKGEPLDSEVVKDSAPNQPQQSFWHDVVNVSEGFLLRTAYKKIKASKLDGLLERRVKQFTIEEKQRLEKLKQGTISKTSTEKIMEDKEITVAAQDQKVKIEGTISETPKARQTEGVACLVIQEKDNVVKKLDFNQEEEQAKTNTSGPKNILDVRLNDSGDLSPKEHQQKLTEPEPKTASRVAMSELNGNSQSLDQSLSLNTKPDKTVTEVTCPPEDSERKDIIENNENDLDVKRTLPLQVNGKDGPVDPECKNLTDSVNTKELTNTVVEEIKAISPKETVKSLMNGDATQECLKEWTNSTIPQVNSDEDKGVNKLDPDYPPPQKMAKLENNIEESKDSTVSSAEPSSVASESNTRSEVPSHSSKVEPMQVEEAKPPVPSPVPSAEESSLSSDLTENSSSLGETTTVITQVTTTTTTVSTESRMVLTSRDSLASNNGISTPVPTDSKVESTSSVSTLSTTTTTVTKVTDSSQEATLTKECLTTVTKTLTDTKLSPSGATVKSMTVSHEYSTRDRVRLLKFSRTKKTRSGTALPSYRKFVTKSSKKSIFVLPNDELKKLARRGGIREVPIFNYNAKPALDIWPYPSPRPTFGITWRYRLQTVRSLAGVSLMLRLLWACLRWDDMSVKPSPTGGTTRTETSDTDITTTEIIKRRDVGPYGIRSEYCIRKIICPLGVPETPKETPTPQRKGLRSSALRPKKPEPAKQTGPVVIETWVAEEDLELWEIRAFTERVEREKAQAADPTKKRLEQQKPSTTSTTSTLTSTPTTPGTTTQKVVVGSISGQVTTAPKVVMTTKLGSPVTFQQNKNFQQSFASWVKQGQQGNTVSTSSVVTVAANSATTSGQTFHIAAAAGSMAGSVITAKLPVPANSKIVTVNVPTTQGGLVQVQQKVVGIIPSSTAGTAQSFPPFQPRTATINIRPNTTTSTQQVITTGTALRPGMTVIRSPLHQATTLGKTIIRTPLMVQQGQVQQPVQTSTGAQAVGTPPRLSTPNQPQTPQTPSSPRPQQGQVKLTLAQLTQLTQGAQGGNQGLTVVIQGQGQTTGQLQVIPQGVTVIPGPGQQLMQAAMPNGQVQRFLFTPMAPAPASAPAAPAAPTTTTSSGVPATAAPAATTSTTPAPIQPATRLAPQPQPPTTLPPTSSLPPSQPAQHTPTPVSAAIVPQPTPSLQPHPPVQLRPQPQVPPQTSVPPPTPVPAPQIAQVTATAPPQQVTTLPVAQTTVTKVQPQIQLPPQLLSVPGLQQQVISHIQSQVAAQIQAQVQQVGTTAGMPQQIKLQLPIQIQQQGGGQVQAHQIQNLVTIQTASVQEQLQRIQQLCEQQQQKKKQQEAKREQAQQHVSQSDLIQKQVAQKQNVAIEQLKQKKTMTPAEREENQRMIVCNQVMKFILDKIDKDERQAAKKRKREESVEQKRSKQNASKLSALLFKHKEQLKADILKKRALLDKELQLQVQEELKRDLIKLRREKEKAQAAAAQAAAAAAAASAHVHSGLSSYTPTVTSPSTHKRKRDEERDAASKSKRKKMISTTSKDSKRDIKLYCICKTPYDESKFYIGCDLCSNWYHGECVGITEKEAKKMDDYICSECKRAQEGSTEELYCICRTPYDESQFYIGCDRCQNWYHGRCVGILQSEATHIDEYVCPQCQSTEDAMTVLTPLTDKDYEGLKRILRSLQSHKMAWPFLEPVDPNDAPDYYGIIKEPMDLSTMEERIQKRFYSKLTEFVADMTKIFDNCRYYNPSDSPFYQCAEFLESFFVQKLKAFKASRSHNNKLQSSAS, encoded by the exons ATGAGGGGGAGACGAGGCAGGCCGCCCAAAGCGCAGCTGGTGCAGGAGCCCTCAACGGGGCCGGTGCGCGGGCTGAGACCCCGCCGGGGCTTGCGAGCGAAGGTGAAAGTTACCTGCGATGATGATTATGTCACCCCTAAACGAGGGACCCATCATCATTCAACACGAGGCCGAAGAAAAGCGCGATCCGCGGCATCGAGGGGCAGAGGAAGAGGCAGGGGAACGGCCAGAGGTAGGGGGCGGCGGAGCACCGCGAGCGGGGTGGTTTACGACGACCACGAGAGcgatgaagatgatgaagatgCGGTTAGTTTGAGATCAGAGGAGGAAGAATTCATCGAGGAGCCTCTGACggatgaagaggaggaggaagaagatgaGGAGGAGGCCATCAACGACGAGTCCGACTACCTGGAGGAACTGGACGAATTGGAGGAAGACGATGCGAGTTACTGCACGGAGAGCAGCCACGGCAGCAACGCAG GTCGTAAAAGGCCAAGACCAAGGCGACCACCTTCTCCTATTCTGGAGCAGAAGGAGATTCCTCTTCTGGAGCTGCCCAGTTCCTCCGAGGACCTTCTCATTCCCAACGAGCAGCTACTCAATGCGTCGGCTATTTATGAGGTCCTTCGCAGTTTCTGCACCGTCTTGCGTCTCTCTCCGTTCCGTTTCGAGGACTTCTGCGCTGCTCTGGTCGGACAGGAGCAGTGCACGCTGATGGCGGAGACGCACATCTGTCTGCTGAAGGCCATTTTACGGGAGGAAGACACCTCCAACACCACTTTCGGACCCGCGGACCTCAAGGACAGCATCAACTCCACACTCTACTTCATTGACGGTATGACTTGGCCGGAAGTGGTGCGTTCATACTGCGAAAGCGACCCCGAGTATCACCACGTGCTCCCTGACCTGGAGGGCGAAGACTATCCGTTCAGCCCTTTGGAGAGCAAAGTCAAGGTCTTGCAGTTCCTGGTGGACCAATTCCTCACCACTAACCTCGCCCGTGAGGAGCTCATGTCCGAGGGGGTCGTTCAGTACGACGACCATTGCCGGGTTTGCCACAGGCTCGGCGACCTCCTGTGCTGCGAGACCTGCTCGGCCGTGTATCACCTGGAGTGCGTCAAGCCTCCCCTGGAGGAGGTGCCTGAGGACGAATGGCAGTGTGAGATTTGTGTGGCACACAAAGTGCCCGGCGTAACAGACTGTCTGACAGAGTTCCAGAAGAGCCGGCCGTACATCCGGCAAGAGCCCATTGGTTACGACCGACATCAAAGAAAATACTGGTTTCTCAACAGGAGGATCGTtgt AGAGGAAGATGGCGAGGATGAAAATAAACAGACCTGGTACTACAGCACTAAAGTCCAGCTCGGGGAGCTGTTGGAGGTTCTGGATAAAGGGTTCTGGGAGAATGATCTCTGCTCTGTGCTGGAGGAGATGAGAGAGGAGATCCACACTCACATGGACATTACAGAGGAGCTCACTAACAAGGCCCGTGGGAATAACAAGGCATACCTCACCGTTGCCAATG ATGTGATCCTGGACCGCCTGAAGACCAAGCAGGAAGCGGAGCTCGAGGAGGTGAAGCGACGGGCAGCGGAGGAGGCTGAGAGGGCCAGACAGGAGTTGAAATCAGGATCTGGTGAACCAGCTGTGAACGATCAAATGAACTCGAACGGATCGTGTCCACAACAAGACTCCAGTAATGGGAATGCGATGAATGAGCAAACTTCTGCAGATG cttcagtctcagctgtccCAGTTGATGAGGTGGGCAGCACCAATGTTCCTGAGCTCGCGGTATCCAGCTCAGCCATTCCGCCTAAAACTGACTCCCAGAATCCCACAGGGAATGCTGTGACATCATCTTCCAGTGGTGAGGAGGCAGGGGAAGGGACTGATGGGGTGAAAGAGTTGGCAG ATAAGAGCTCGGAGCCTGCAGCTCACGGTGATGGTGATTCTGTACTAGAGACTGAACCTGCACAGACAGTGGATGAGAACAGCTGCAGCAGTCATTTCTCCATTTCTGAATGCTTGCGAGGTCCAGAAGAGCCTGACCTGGTGGACCGATCCTCACAGTCTTCTCTCAACAGCCAGGATGAAACAG gtgagGGTAAAGCTAACGGAGATAGTGCAAAGACAGGATCTTCACGCATGATTACACGACTCCGGAACCCTGATAGCAAGCTAAGTCAACGCAAGGTCATGCAGGACAAAGATGGCAGCTCTCAGGATGGTAGCAGAGCACTTAAAGAG ACTCCCCCATTGTCGTCATTTGGCTCCTTTAAGAGAGATTCAAACAAGAGCAGTGGCTTTTTCAAACTGGGCCAGGAGGGTAAATTTCGAGTCTACCACAACCAGTACAGCACTAACACACTTGCCCTGAACAAGCACCAACACCGTGAGGACCATGACAAACGCAGACATCTTTCCCACAAGTTCTGCATGACCCCTGCTGGTGAGTTCAAGTGGAACGGATCGCTGTATGGCTCGAAAGCCCTGACTGTGTCTACGTTGAGATTAACCATCATTCAGCTGGAGAACAATGTCCCTGCTCCGTTCTTGCATCCCAACTGGGCATCACACAG GTCAAACTGGATAAAGGCTGTCCAAATGTGCAGCAAGGCGAGAGAGTTTGCGTTAGCTTTGGCCATTCTAGAGTGTGCAATCAAGCCAGTGGTCATGCTCCCTATGTGGAAGGATTCTCTCGGTCACACAAG GCTTCATCGCATGACCTCTGTTGAGCGGGAAGAGAAGGAGAAggtgaaaaagagagagaaaaaactagAAGATGAAGAGACTATGCAGCAGGCCACATGGGTGAAGTACACTTTCCCCATCAAACACCAG GTGTGGAAGCAGAAAGGTGAGGAGTACAGAGTAACTGGGTATGGAGGCTGGAGCTGGGTGAGTAAGACGCATGTCCATCGCTTTTTCCCAAAACTACCTGGAAACACCAACGTCAATTACCGGAAAGCACTTGAGG cagcTAAAACTGGAATGGACAATCAGGCATCTCTTTCAGAAACACCAAAAACTTTGGTTAAAACAGATGAAATTTCATCTGAAAATGTGCCTGAAAAGGATAACTTCCAGGACACATCACTGGATTCTTCTGAAGAAAAGCTATCTGTGGAGAAAGATCATGTGTTAAAAGTTGAAGAACAAAATGAAGAAAAGGAGAATGAAACTGTTACAGAGAAGTGTGATGAAAAAAATGGATCGGTAGAACAAATGGACACCAGCACTCCCAACTCTGTAAATGAGGAAAAAG ATAACATCACAAATGCCCCATCCGATGACTCTCCTTTGAAAGGAGAGCCTTTGGATAGTGAGGTGGTAAAGGATAGTGCTCCTAATCAACCCCAGCAATCCTTCTGGCATGATGTTGTGAATGTCAGTGAAGGCTTCTTGCTACGTACGGCATACAAGAAAATCAAGGCATCAAAACTTGATGGCCTTTTAGAGAGGCGGGTCAAACAGTTCACCATAGAAGAGAAGCAGAGGCTTGAGAAACTCAAGCAGGGAACAATTTCTAAAACCTCAACTGAAAAGATAATGGAAGACAAAGAGATAACTGTTGCTGCTCAAGACCAAAAGGTTAAGATTGAAGGAACTATCTCTGAAACTCCGAAGGCTAGACAGACTGAGGGAGTAGCCTGTCTAGTGATCCAAGAAAAAGACAATGTGGTCAAAAAGCTTGATTTTAACCAAGAGGAAGAACAGGCGAAGACAAACACTTCAGGACCGAAGAACATCCTGGATGTTAGATTAAATGACTCTGGTGACTTATCCCCTAAAGAACATCAGCAGAAGTTGACAGAACCAGAACCCAAGACCGCCAGTAGGGTAGCAATGTCTGAGCTTAATGGAAACTCTCAAAGTCTGGATCAAAGCCTCAGCTTGAACACTAAACCCGATAAAACCGTTACAGAAGTTACGTGTCCACCTGAAGACTCTGAGAGGAAGGACATCATTGAAAACAATGAGAATGACCTAGACGTAAAGAGAACTTTGCCATTGCAAGTAAATGGGAAGGATGGTCCTGTTGACCCAGAATGTAAGAATTTGACTGATAGTGTTAACACAAAGGAGCTAACCAATACCGTTGTGGAGGAGATTAAAGCAATATCACCAAAGGAAACAGTGAAGTCGCTAATGAATGGTGACGCCACTCAAGAGTGTCTTAAAGAATGGACTAATAGCACGATTCCTCAGGTGAATTCGGATGAGGATAAAGGGGTTAACAAACTTGACCCCGATTATCCACCACCTCAGAAAATGGCCAAGTTGGAAAACAACATTGAAGAATCTAAAGACTCCACGGTTTCTTCTGCTGAACCTTCTTCTGTAGCTTCTGAGTCGAACACAAGATCCGAGGTGCCTAGTCATAGCTCTAAGGTAGAGCCGATGCAAGTTGAGGAGGCAAAACCTCCTGTTCCTTCTCCCGTCCCTTCAGCGGAAGAGTCCAGCTTAAGTAGTGACCTCACTGAAAACAGCAGCAGCCTTGGCGAGACTACGACTGTCATTACTCAAGTCACCACAACTACAACCACAGTATCCACAGAGTCCCGCATGGTGTTGACCTCACGTGACAGTCTTGCTTCCAATAACGGGATCAGTACCCCTGTACCAACAGATTCTAAGGTGGAGTCTACCAGCTCTGTTTCAACACTCTCCACTACTACCACTACTGTTACAAAGGTTACAGACTCATCCCAGGAAGCCACTCTAACAAAAGAGTGCTTGACCACTGTCACAAAAACACTGACCGATACCAAGTTGAGTCCTAGTGGTGCCACTGTAAAATCTATGACAGTGAGTCACGAATATTCCACCAGGGACAGGGTACGACTGTTAAAGTTCTCTCGCACCAAGAAAACACGGTCTGGAACGGCCTTGCCCTCGTACCGCAAGTTTGTGACCAAGAGTAGCAAGAAGAGTATCTTTGTGCTTCCCAATGACGAGCTGAAGAAACTTGCAAGGCGCGGTGGTATCCGCGAAGTTCCTATCTTTAACTATAATGCCAAGCCGGCCCTGGACATCTGGCCCTACCCATCCCCTCGACCAACATTTGGGATCACATGGAG ATACCGACTCCAGACAGTGAGGTCTTTGGCTGGAGTGAGCCTAATGCTACGGCTGCTTTGGGCCTGCCTCAGATGGGATGATATGTCTGTGAAACCCTCACCCACAGGAGGGACAACGCGAACAG AGACATCTGACACTGATAtcaccaccactgagatcaTCAAGCGGAGAGATGTTGGTCCTTATGGCATTCGTTCAGAGTATTGCATCAGGAAGATCATTTGTCCCCTTGGGGTGCCTGAGACTCCCAAAG AGACTCCTACACCTCAAAGGAAAGGCCTTCGTTCAAGTGCTCTGAGACCAAAGAAGCCAGAACCAGCTAAGCAGACAGGGCCTGTTGTAATCGAAACCTGGGTGGCCGAGGAAGACCTGGAACTTTGGGAGATTCGAGCCTTTACTGAAAG GGTTGAGAGGGAAAAGGCACAAGCGGCTGACCCAACTAAG AAACGGTTGGAACAGCAGAAACCTAGCACCACCAGCACCACATCCACCTTGACTAGCACCCCTACGACCCCTGGGACCACTACTCAGAAGGTGGTGGTGGGCTCTATTAGCGGTCAGGTAACTACAGCGCCAAAAGTGGTAATGACCACCAAGCTGGGCTCTCCGGTCACATTCCAGCAAAACAAGAACTTCCAGCAGTCCTTTGCTTCTTGGGTCAAGCAGGGCCAACAAGGCAATACAG TCTCTACCAGTTCGGTTGTGACTGTGGCGGCGAATAGCGCCACCACATCTGGGCAAACGTTCCACATCGCTGCTGCTGCGGGGTCGATGGCCGGCAGTGTCATCACCGCTAAACTACCTGTTCCAGCCAACAGCAAGATAGTCACAGTGAACGTACCAACCACGCAAGGAG GTTTGGTACAGGTACAGCAGAAGGTGGTGGGCATCATTCCATCAAGCACAGCGGGCACCGCACAGTCCTTCCCTCCATTCCAGCCCCGTACGGCCACCATTAACATCAGACCCAACACAACCACCTCCACACAGCAG GTCATTACGACTGGAACCGCTCTACGACCAGGGATGACTGTTATACGCTCTCCCTTGCACCAGGCTACCACCCTGGGGAAGACTATCATTCGCACACCCCTGATGGTTCAACAAG GTCAAGTGCAACAGCCAGTGCAAACAAGTACAGGTGCTCAGGCGGTGGGCACTCCTCCTCGCCTCTCCACACCGAACCAACCCCAGACCCCACAGACGCCCTCTTCTCCCCGACCACAGCAGGGTCAGGTCAAACTCACTCTGGCCCAGCTCACACAGCTCACCCAAGGGGCTCAG GGAGGGAACCAGGGGTTGACAGTAGTGATCCAAGGGCAAGGTCAGACCACCGGCCAGCTGCAGGTCATTCCTCAGGGGGTGACCGTCATTCCGGGGCCTGGTCAGCAACTCATGCAGGCAGCCATGCCCAATGGCCAAGTCCAGCGTTTCTTGTTCACACCCATGGCCCCTGCACCAGCGTCTGCCCCTGCTGCCCCCGCCGCTCCCACCACAACAACCTCATCAGGCGTCCCAGCCACAGCTGCACCAGCTGCCACCACCAGCACAACTCCAGCACCCATTCAACCAG CTACTCGTCTTGCTCCACAGCCCCAACCTCCAACCACACTTCCTCCCACATCATCTCTCCCTCCATCACAGCCAGCCCAGCACACACCcactccagtctcagccgcaaTCGTTCCCCAACCGACTCCATCTCTACAACCCCACCCGCCCGTACAGCTCCGACCTCAGCCCCAAGTCCCTCCACAAACATCAGTCCCGCCCCCTACACCTGTTCCTGCCCCTCAGATAGCACAGGTGACGGCCACCGCACCTCCACAGCAGGTCACCACCCTCCCTGTCGCCCAGACCACAGTTACCAAAGTCCAGCCCCAGATCCAGCTTCCCCCGCAGCTCCTCAGCGTCCCCGGGCTCCAGCAGCAGGTCATCTCCCACATCCAGAGTCAGGTAGCGGCCCAGATTCAAGCTCAGGTCCAGCAGGTCGGGACCACAGCCGGGATGCCCCAGCAGATCAAACTGCAACTGCCCATTCAGATTCAGCAGCAGGGCGGAGGGCAAGTCCAAGCGCACCAGATCCAGAATTTGGTGACCATCCAGACGGCCAGCGTACAGGAGCAGCTTCAGCGGATCCAGCAGCTTTGcgaacagcagcagcagaagaaGAAACAGCAGGAGGCGAAGAGAGAGCAGGCCCAACAGCATGTCAGCCAGAGCGACTTGATACAAAAACAG GTGGCTCAGAAGCAGAATGTGGCCATAGAGCAGTTAAAACAGAAGAAAACCATGACTCCTGCTGAAAGAGAGGAGAACCAGAG GATGATTGTTTGTAACCAGGTGATGAAGTTCATTCTGGATAAAATCGATAAGGACGAGAGGCAGGCGGCCAAAAAGCGGAAACGGGAGGAGTCTGTGGAGCAGAAGCGCAGCAAGCAGAACGCCAGCAAGCTGTCGGCTCTGCTCTTCAAACACAAAGAGCAGCTCAAGGCTGATATCCTGAAGAAAAGAGCACTGCTTGATAAAGAGCTACAGCTGCAAGTGCAG GAGGAGTTGAAGCGCGATCTCATTAAACTGCGGCGGGAGAAGGAGAAAGCTCAGGCTGCGGCTGCACAAGCTGCGGCTGCTGCTGCGGCCGCCAGCGCTCACGTGCACAGCGGTCTCTCCTCATACACACCGACTGTCACCTCACCCTCCACACACAAACGCAAGCGGGACGAGGAGAGAGACGCTGCCTCCAAGTCCAAACGCAAAAAGATGATCTCCACTACCTCAAAGGACAGCAAGAGGGACATCAAGTTATACTGCATCTGCAAGACGCCCTATGATGAGTCTAA